Proteins encoded by one window of Azoarcus sp. PA01:
- a CDS encoding S-methyl-5'-thioinosine phosphorylase, with protein sequence MLAIIGGSGLTQLSTLEIARREVVRTPYGEPSGALTFGRLRERRVVFLARHGYGHTIPPHLVNYRANLWALKHVKATGIISVASVGGIREDFGPGALVVPHQIIDYTWGRKSTFFEGGDEGVHHIDFTHPYDEPLRQRILAAGIATGEHIVNGGVYAATQGPRLETAAEVTRLERDGAELVGMTGMPEASLAREIGLPYAAINVIANYAAGRGASEKGILFDSIEVVLQEAMMRVRRVLEEVCKS encoded by the coding sequence ATGCTCGCAATCATTGGCGGTAGCGGACTCACGCAGCTTTCGACGCTCGAGATCGCCCGCCGCGAAGTGGTACGCACCCCTTACGGAGAACCGTCCGGAGCGCTGACGTTCGGCCGCCTGCGCGAACGCCGGGTGGTCTTTCTCGCGCGCCACGGTTATGGACACACGATCCCGCCGCATCTGGTCAATTACCGCGCCAATCTGTGGGCGCTCAAGCATGTCAAGGCGACCGGGATCATTTCCGTGGCGTCGGTCGGCGGCATCCGCGAGGATTTCGGCCCAGGCGCGCTGGTCGTGCCTCATCAGATCATCGACTACACGTGGGGACGCAAGAGCACGTTCTTCGAAGGAGGCGACGAGGGCGTGCATCACATCGATTTCACCCATCCGTACGACGAACCGTTGCGCCAGCGCATTCTCGCCGCGGGTATCGCGACGGGGGAACACATCGTCAATGGCGGCGTGTACGCCGCGACGCAGGGGCCGCGCCTGGAAACAGCCGCAGAAGTCACCCGGCTCGAGCGCGATGGCGCCGAACTCGTCGGCATGACCGGGATGCCCGAAGCGTCGCTCGCGCGCGAAATCGGTCTGCCCTACGCCGCGATCAATGTCATCGCGAACTACGCCGCCGGCCGCGGCGCGAGCGAGAAAGGCATCCTCTTCGACAGCATCGAAGTGGTGCTGCAGGAGGCGATGATGCGCGTGCGACGCGTCCTCGAGGAAGTCTGCAAGTCCTGA
- the typA gene encoding translational GTPase TypA, with amino-acid sequence MSRSIRNIAIIAHVDHGKTTLVDQLLRQSGTFRENQQVSERVMDSNDLEKERGITILSKNCAIQYGDTHINIVDTPGHADFGGEVERVLSMVDGVLLLVDAVEGPMPQTRFVTRKALALGLKPIVVINKIDRPGSRPDWVINHTFDLFDKLGATEEQLDFPVVYASALNGYAMLDAAKPGTDMTPLYEAILEHVPQPEVDADGPLQLQVCSLDYSTYIGQLGIGRIKRGRIRPNQEVVVMYGDENRGKAKIGQVLTFKGLERTQAESAEAGDIVLVSGVDQVNIGVTLCDPEKLEGMKPIAVDEPTLTMNFMVNSSPLAGREGKFVTSRQIRERLERELLKNVALRVEYTNDSDVFLVSGRGELHLTILLENMRREGFELAVGRPRVVFREIDGVKCEPYELLTVDVEEEHQGGVMEELGRRRGELQDMQSDGKGRARLEYRIPARGLIGFQGEFLTLTRGTGLASHVFDDYGPMAGAMGERRNGVLISQDNGQAVAYALWKLQDRGRMFLTHNDPVYEGIIIGIHSRDNDLVVNPIKGKQLTNVRSSGTDEAVRLIPPIQLTLESAIEFIADDELVEITPKSIRLRKRYLTENERKRAAKAENA; translated from the coding sequence ATGTCCCGCTCCATCCGCAACATCGCCATCATCGCCCACGTCGACCACGGCAAGACCACGCTGGTCGACCAGCTCCTGCGCCAATCCGGCACCTTCCGCGAGAACCAGCAGGTTTCCGAACGGGTGATGGATTCGAACGATCTGGAGAAGGAGCGCGGCATCACGATCCTGTCGAAGAACTGCGCAATCCAGTACGGCGACACCCACATCAACATCGTCGACACCCCCGGACACGCCGACTTCGGCGGCGAAGTCGAGCGCGTGCTGTCGATGGTCGACGGCGTGCTGCTGCTCGTCGACGCGGTCGAAGGCCCGATGCCGCAGACGCGTTTCGTCACGCGCAAGGCGCTCGCGCTCGGCCTGAAGCCGATCGTCGTCATCAACAAGATCGACCGCCCCGGCAGCCGTCCGGACTGGGTCATCAATCACACCTTCGATCTCTTCGACAAGCTCGGCGCGACCGAAGAGCAGCTCGATTTCCCGGTCGTGTACGCCTCGGCGCTCAACGGCTATGCGATGCTCGACGCCGCCAAGCCGGGCACCGACATGACTCCGCTGTACGAAGCGATCCTCGAGCACGTGCCTCAGCCCGAAGTCGATGCCGACGGCCCGCTGCAGCTGCAGGTCTGTTCGCTCGACTATTCGACGTATATCGGGCAGCTCGGCATCGGCCGCATCAAGCGCGGTCGCATCCGTCCGAACCAGGAAGTCGTCGTGATGTACGGTGACGAGAACCGCGGCAAGGCCAAGATCGGCCAGGTGCTGACGTTCAAGGGCCTCGAGCGCACGCAGGCGGAATCGGCCGAAGCCGGCGACATCGTGCTGGTGTCGGGCGTCGATCAGGTCAATATCGGCGTCACGCTGTGCGATCCCGAGAAACTCGAAGGCATGAAGCCGATCGCAGTCGATGAACCGACGCTGACGATGAACTTCATGGTCAACTCGTCGCCGCTGGCCGGGCGCGAAGGCAAGTTCGTCACGAGCCGTCAGATCCGCGAGCGGCTCGAACGCGAGCTGCTGAAGAACGTCGCGCTGCGGGTCGAATACACGAACGACTCGGACGTGTTCCTGGTCTCGGGCCGCGGCGAACTGCATCTGACGATCCTGCTCGAGAACATGCGCCGCGAAGGCTTCGAACTCGCGGTCGGCCGGCCCCGCGTCGTGTTCCGCGAGATCGACGGCGTCAAGTGCGAGCCGTACGAGCTGCTCACCGTCGACGTCGAGGAAGAGCACCAGGGCGGCGTCATGGAAGAGCTCGGCCGGCGGCGTGGCGAACTGCAGGACATGCAGTCCGATGGCAAAGGCCGCGCCCGCCTCGAATACCGTATCCCCGCGCGCGGGCTGATCGGCTTCCAGGGCGAGTTCCTGACGCTGACGCGCGGCACCGGTCTGGCGAGCCACGTCTTCGACGACTACGGCCCGATGGCGGGCGCGATGGGCGAGCGGCGCAACGGCGTGCTGATCTCGCAGGACAACGGCCAGGCGGTCGCGTACGCGCTGTGGAAGCTGCAGGATCGCGGCCGCATGTTCCTGACCCACAACGATCCGGTGTACGAAGGCATCATCATCGGCATCCATTCGCGCGACAACGATCTGGTCGTCAACCCGATCAAGGGAAAGCAGCTCACGAACGTGCGTTCGTCGGGCACCGACGAAGCCGTGCGGCTGATCCCGCCGATCCAGCTGACACTCGAGTCCGCGATCGAATTCATCGCCGACGACGAGCTCGTCGAGATCACGCCGAAGTCGATCCGGCTGCGCAAGCGCTACCTGACCGAGAACGAGCGCAAACGCGCGGCAAAAGCCGAAAACGCCTGA